From one Lycium ferocissimum isolate CSIRO_LF1 chromosome 7, AGI_CSIRO_Lferr_CH_V1, whole genome shotgun sequence genomic stretch:
- the LOC132065797 gene encoding PH, RCC1 and FYVE domains-containing protein 1-like — MNSDVNRAGGQVERDIEQAITALKKGAYLLKYGRRGKPKFCPFRLSNDESALIWFSGKEEKHLKLSHVSRIISGQRTPIFQRYPRPEKEYQSFSLIYNDRSLDLICKDKDEAEVWFSGLKALISRGHQRKWRTESRSDGISSGATSPRTYTRRSSPLHSPFSSADSLQKVL, encoded by the exons ATGAATTCAGATGTTAATCGTGCTGGTGGACAAGTGGAAAGGGATATTGAGCAG GCCATAACTGCTCTAAAGAAGGGTGCATACTTGCTCAAGTATGGGAGACGGGGGAAGCCGAAGTTTTGCCCCTTTCGGTTGTCAAAT GATGAGTCTGCTTTAATATGGTTTTCAGGTAAAGAGGAGAAACACCTGAAGCTAAGTCATGTGTCAAGAATAATATCTGGGCAGCGCACT CCAATTTTTCAAAGATACCCACGACCTGAGAAGGAGTATCAGTCATTTTCACTTATATACAATGATAGATCGCTGGATTTG ATATGTAAAGATAAAGATGAAGCGGAGGTTTGGTTTAGTGGTTTAAAGGCCTTAATATCTCGTGGGCACCAGAGGAAATGGAGAACAGAATCAAGGAGCGATGGAATTTCTTCCGGTGCTACTAGTCCTAGAACTTATACACGAAGAAGCTCTCCTCTGCATTCTCCTTTTAGTAGTGCTGATAGCTTGCAGAAGGTACTATAG